The following proteins are co-located in the Xyrauchen texanus isolate HMW12.3.18 chromosome 41, RBS_HiC_50CHRs, whole genome shotgun sequence genome:
- the tnfrsf11a gene encoding tumor necrosis factor receptor superfamily member 11A encodes MRVIFSTSWIFQGWITHFILALLSQTGLVISCLQYEYEYKGNCCSKCEPGKYVFAHCTGSLHTICLDCGLDEYQPDWNKEMKCIAQKFCDEGKGFNRTRPHNTIAAEPCRCKQGFHCSLINCEYCETIKKCPAGEGVVMGETGRASCVPCQYGFFSESQSTEACKKWTDCKAIGKTEKQPGSSKTDVVCGLHSPGPMTPWVVVAILLVIIVVSLVILFMFCCKDKLNFLSVNLRTCVQNLKGSRNQQETVISSYHCSNGPQTFPLICQEKSPPESLIICPSTTLTITDETSNCIDQEQADTSSGSSSEDSGDGPASPLSGSSCSCALSMKEPIEVGENEDCSQLVATGLATCHSCRTGDAFDTKGENVQVINLKDPLLCENCSSEGLPACAGGADCDYVDLQRSQELYLDYSSPVSKEAMSEIPYRQNEPCCCSIESTTIPLLPSVSDNKQGLSLIDNEDLKLSNPDADADYQNQCSEAAPTTGQVTGNNNTTFISSGQVMNFSGEVIVVYVSQTSLGSGGGTEEPFSCPVQEESNEDSFQSEPNSNIGTAPQGKNRAVHSERHLPVQEVSNDWSCQK; translated from the exons ATGAGAGTGATTTTTTCTACAAGTTGGATATTTCAAGGATGGATCACACACTTCATTCTCGCACTGTTATCGCAG ACAGGATTGGTCATAAGCTGCCTCCAATACGAGTATGAATACAAAGGGAACTGCTGCAGTAAATGTGAACCAG GAAAATATGTTTTCGCACATTGCACTGGCAGCTTGCACACAATATGTCTTGATTGTGGCCTTGATGAGTATCAGCCAGACTGGAACAAAGAGATGAAATGTATTGCTCAGAAGTTCTGCGATGAAG GTAAAGGATTTAACCGCACCCGTCCACACAACACCATAGCAGCTGAACCCTGTCGGTGCAAACAGGGTTTCCACTGTTCTCTGATCAACTGCGAGTATTGTGAGACGATTAAAAAATGCCCTGCTGGAGAAGGTGTTGTGATGGGCG AGACAGGCAGAGCTTCCTGTGTCCCATGTCAGTATGGATTTTTCTCTGAATCCCAATCAACAGAAGCCTGCAAGAAATGGACAGA CTGCAAAGCAATTGGCAAGACAGAGAAACAGCCAGGAAGCAGTAAGACAGATGTGGTGTGTGGACTCCATTCCCCTG GTCCTATGACACCCTGGGTGGTGGTGGCCATTCTCTTGGTCATTATCGTGGTATCACTGGTCATTCTCTTCATGTTCTGCTGTAAGGATAAACTGAATTTCCTCTCAG TAAATTTACGCACTTGTGTCCAAAACCTGAAAGGAAGCAGGAATCAACAG GAAACTGTGATATCTTCATACCACTGTAGCAATGGTCCACAAACCTTTCCTCTGATTTGCCAAGAGAAAAGCCCTCCAGAGTCCCTTATTATATGTCCCAGCACCACATTAACCATCACTGATGAAACCTCAAATTGCATAGACCAGGAACAAGCTGACACATCATCAGGCAGCTCCAGTGAGGACTCTGGAGATGGTCCTGCATCCCCTCTGTCAGGCAGCTCCTGCAGCTGTGCGCTCTCCATGAAGGAACCCATTGAGGTAGGAGAAAACGAAGACTGCAGTCAACTGGTGGCCACCGGTCTGGCAACATGCCACTCCTGCAGGACGGGAGATGCTTTTGACACCAAAGGAGAAAATGTACAGGTCATCAACCTGAAAGATCCTCTGCTATGTGAGAACTGCTCCTCAGAGGGCCTGCCTGCTTGTGCTGGAGGTGCTGACTGTGATTATGTGGATCTACAACGTTCCCAAGAGCTCTATCTGGACTACAGCAGCCCTGTTAGTAAGGAAGCCATGTCAGAGATACCATATAGACAGAATGAACCTTGTTGCTGTAGCATAGAATCCACCACCATTCCCCTCCTGCCGTCAGTCAGTGATAATAAACAGGGCCTTTCGCTGATCGACAACGAGGACCTCAAACTGTCCAACCCGGATGCAGATGCAGACTATCAGAACCAGTGCTCAGAGGCTGCTCCCACAACTG GTCAGGTGACAGGAAACAACAACACAACTTTTATCTCCAGTGGGCAGGTAATGAACTTCAGTGGTGAGGTCATCGTTGTATACGTCAGTCAGACATCACTGGGCAGTGGAGGGGGAACAGAGGAGCCCTTTAGTTGTCCAGTTCAGGAGGAATCTAATGAGGACAGCTTTCAAAGTGAACCCAATTCTAACATAGGCACAGCACCGCAGGGTAAGAACAGAGCTGTCCACTCTGAGAGACACCTGCCTGTACAGGAAGTATCCAATGACTGGTCCTGTCAGAAATAA